One Clostridia bacterium DNA window includes the following coding sequences:
- a CDS encoding prolipoprotein diacylglyceryl transferase — protein MKNEIISIGPITVYGYGLMIAIGIIAAYVVAEYRARKANLNHKRIFGLTIWCLVGGLIGAKFLYLITQIEEIVSNPKIIFALSDGFVVYGGIIGGILAGFLFCKKEKLNFLQYFDLAMPSVALAQGFGRIGCFLAGCCYGMRTTGIMGIEFHESAYAPNGVRLIPTQLISSGLDFLHFFILIFFAKRIKAHGQVAGLYLIFYSVGRFILEFFRGDLIRGSVGSLSTSQFISIFLFVIGCSIVLVRAYGTKNVSE, from the coding sequence ATGAAGAATGAGATAATATCAATCGGTCCAATCACTGTTTATGGGTATGGGCTAATGATTGCGATCGGTATAATAGCAGCATATGTAGTAGCAGAGTACAGAGCTAGAAAAGCAAACCTGAACCATAAAAGGATTTTTGGATTAACCATTTGGTGCTTGGTCGGGGGACTTATCGGTGCAAAATTTCTGTATTTAATAACTCAGATTGAAGAGATTGTATCTAACCCCAAAATCATATTTGCATTATCAGACGGCTTTGTAGTATATGGAGGCATTATAGGAGGAATTTTAGCGGGATTTCTGTTTTGCAAAAAAGAAAAACTTAATTTTCTGCAATACTTTGACCTGGCTATGCCTTCTGTTGCATTAGCGCAAGGATTTGGCCGGATTGGCTGTTTTCTTGCAGGCTGCTGTTATGGAATGAGAACAACCGGCATTATGGGAATTGAATTTCACGAGTCCGCTTATGCTCCGAATGGAGTTCGATTGATTCCCACTCAGCTGATTTCAAGTGGATTGGACTTTCTTCATTTTTTCATATTGATTTTTTTTGCAAAAAGGATAAAAGCACATGGACAGGTGGCAGGCCTTTACTTGATTTTTTATAGTGTAGGGAGATTTATTCTTGAGTTTTTCAGGGGAGATTTGATTCGTGGAAGTGTTGGAAGCTTATCCACTTCGCAATTTATTTCCATTTTCTTGTTTGTTATCGGATGCAGCATAGTACTTGTGAGGGCATATGGTACAAAGAATGTAAGTGAATAA
- a CDS encoding glycoside hydrolase family 73 protein — translation MDEKQFIELVKDGAIKAFNKYKVLPSLTLAQAILESNYGQSGLSKRCFNLFGIKWKEGCGYDFEEFDTKECYRGEWTTVKARFRKYKSYDESIEDHAVFLTKTRYKPVLIAKDYKEAAIQVQKCGYATDPKYSDKLISLIEKYSLNQYDKVGLSLEEAIDIWSGKEIAAGRKVIGNPGDMKHEFEVKKLTPSRFEALLMKSATYVKGNVTDLSSAVDAWNTLGVIGNPSDMKKEFREGVLSVSRMKSFLVKSAAYVSK, via the coding sequence ATGGATGAAAAGCAGTTCATTGAGCTAGTAAAGGATGGGGCAATAAAAGCTTTTAATAAATATAAGGTATTACCATCACTCACACTGGCACAGGCTATATTAGAGAGTAACTATGGACAATCTGGTCTCTCAAAAAGATGTTTCAATCTCTTCGGAATAAAGTGGAAGGAAGGATGCGGGTACGATTTTGAAGAGTTTGATACCAAAGAGTGTTACAGGGGTGAATGGACAACTGTAAAAGCAAGGTTCCGGAAGTATAAATCTTATGATGAAAGTATAGAAGATCATGCAGTTTTCTTAACAAAAACGAGGTACAAGCCAGTATTAATAGCAAAGGATTATAAGGAAGCAGCAATACAGGTGCAAAAATGTGGTTATGCTACAGACCCTAAATACTCTGACAAGCTAATAAGCTTAATCGAAAAATATAGCTTGAACCAGTATGATAAAGTAGGTCTTTCTCTTGAAGAAGCGATTGATATATGGTCTGGAAAAGAAATAGCTGCTGGAAGGAAGGTAATAGGAAATCCCGGTGATATGAAACATGAATTTGAGGTCAAGAAGCTTACTCCATCAAGGTTTGAGGCCTTACTTATGAAGTCGGCTACTTATGTCAAAGGCAATGTCACAGATTTGTCCAGTGCGGTTGATGCATGGAACACCTTGGGGGTCATAGGCAATCCTTCTGATATGAAGAAGGAATTTAGGGAAGGTGTATTATCAGTAAGCCGTATGAAGTCGTTTTTAGTAAAATCCGCAGCATATGTCAGTAAATGA
- a CDS encoding BtrH N-terminal domain-containing protein: MKLLKLPHGTSDYLCPINGICDMLEWKTSKRIPDSLLFYISEIGFSYVKQKNAPVPRMTFWTMGLGKRQYGFLEDIMGFKMHYSEGIGFKNTLKKVKSFIEAETPVILFGLDMFHLPYLEKYYQKIHIPGHIILMVGYSDEEQVAFVYDNSRPELQSVPYSDLSAAWEEDSPGQYKCNTFFAIQFGEQVPDIRDIINKGWEKRARAVLEPPVSFLGIPGIRKLSNELLSWEEELPEDRYKQALTHFVTFSGSVVPSLPRKLSSYDTGIADRHQGARDRLAEVLCEFCDEYGNGSWKKAAAYFEKSGNLIGKVSEIITDCIIDNNNSLKGVPELLKQVADYEEEAYNILTK; the protein is encoded by the coding sequence ATGAAGCTGCTTAAATTACCTCATGGAACTAGTGACTATCTATGCCCGATAAATGGCATATGTGATATGCTTGAGTGGAAAACTTCAAAAAGAATACCTGACTCACTTTTGTTCTATATCAGTGAAATAGGATTTTCCTATGTAAAGCAGAAAAATGCACCGGTACCTCGCATGACATTTTGGACTATGGGATTGGGAAAACGCCAGTATGGCTTCTTAGAAGATATTATGGGATTTAAAATGCATTATTCCGAGGGGATTGGGTTTAAAAATACTTTAAAAAAGGTAAAGAGCTTTATAGAAGCTGAAACGCCTGTTATTCTTTTCGGTCTTGATATGTTTCACCTGCCATACTTGGAGAAGTATTATCAAAAGATTCATATCCCCGGACATATCATACTTATGGTAGGATACAGTGATGAAGAACAGGTTGCTTTTGTCTATGACAATTCAAGGCCTGAATTACAGTCAGTACCTTACAGTGATTTATCTGCGGCATGGGAAGAGGATAGTCCTGGACAGTATAAATGCAATACATTTTTTGCAATACAGTTTGGTGAACAGGTGCCTGACATCCGGGATATAATCAATAAAGGATGGGAAAAAAGGGCGAGGGCAGTATTAGAGCCTCCGGTAAGTTTTCTTGGGATACCGGGAATCAGGAAATTGTCGAATGAGTTGCTAAGCTGGGAAGAAGAGCTGCCAGAAGACAGGTATAAACAAGCATTAACGCATTTTGTAACTTTTTCCGGGAGTGTCGTACCGTCTTTACCGCGAAAACTATCATCATATGATACAGGTATTGCCGACAGGCATCAGGGGGCAAGAGACCGCCTGGCTGAAGTGCTATGTGAGTTTTGTGATGAATACGGCAATGGATCTTGGAAAAAAGCTGCGGCGTATTTCGAAAAGAGCGGAAATCTGATTGGGAAGGTAAGTGAAATAATTACTGACTGCATTATAGATAATAATAACAGTTTGAAGGGAGTTCCAGAATTGCTTAAGCAGGTGGCAGATTATGAAGAGGAAGCGTATAATATCCTTACTAAATAA
- a CDS encoding MerR family transcriptional regulator, whose amino-acid sequence MQYQIGDFSKISRLSIKTLRYYHEIGLLSPTHIDQHSGYRYYDEGCLEKARVINMLKNLEFSLESIKEILSCCSEDSNILPYMEQKLCEIKQKIIHYTEMEEKINSFIKLESKVHTYTSSNIVIKEVPEICFTSVRYKGRYNDINQYINYLFKTYGNITAGSPFSLYYDNDSVDNEADIEVCMPVSAGFPDSGIVRKILEGGKVISVIHKGSYESIYKTYKEVVDYVNTNRYRIIYPIREIYLKGSGIILKSDPSKFITEIQCLFTEK is encoded by the coding sequence ATGCAATATCAGATAGGTGATTTCTCAAAAATATCAAGACTAAGCATAAAGACTCTCAGATATTACCACGAAATAGGACTGCTAAGCCCGACTCATATTGATCAGCATTCAGGTTACAGATACTATGACGAGGGCTGCCTTGAAAAAGCAAGAGTTATCAATATGCTCAAAAACCTTGAATTTTCTTTGGAAAGTATAAAAGAAATCCTGTCTTGCTGCTCCGAGGATTCAAATATTTTGCCTTATATGGAACAAAAGCTTTGTGAGATAAAACAGAAAATCATTCATTATACCGAAATGGAAGAGAAGATAAATTCTTTCATCAAGCTTGAAAGTAAGGTTCATACCTATACAAGCAGTAATATTGTAATCAAGGAAGTACCGGAGATATGCTTTACTTCTGTTAGGTATAAAGGCAGATATAATGATATAAATCAATACATTAATTACTTATTTAAGACTTATGGAAATATTACCGCCGGGAGCCCGTTTTCTCTATATTACGATAATGATTCAGTAGACAACGAGGCAGATATTGAGGTGTGTATGCCTGTATCCGCCGGATTCCCTGACTCAGGTATAGTCAGGAAAATTTTGGAGGGCGGTAAAGTTATTTCCGTAATCCATAAGGGTAGTTATGAAAGTATTTATAAAACATATAAGGAGGTTGTGGACTATGTAAATACCAATAGGTATAGGATAATCTATCCTATCCGGGAAATTTATCTGAAAGGGTCCGGAATAATCCTGAAAAGTGATCCAAGTAAATTCATTACTGAAATACAGTGTCTTTTCACTGAAAAATAG
- a CDS encoding EAL domain-containing protein produces the protein MAKKIIGILTPHMDGFYFNGILQGIHQAACENNINTIYFQTQDTSQTNVIYHRHLGIEYVDGWIVLLNAVKDPEYIERMEAMGKPVICTPYTGNFKNCTTFIVDNEQGGYDATSHMIQHGHMKIAFIHCLNNEESMLRYKGYLRALQNHGISYDPDLVFNVPDLEDKNHGIEVVRVMQQRGFGFTSIVISADLIATGIIESLKSLGIHVPENIALFSFDNIDEAKCLALSSVEQPLVTRGKEMCEMLIKQMEGPYEPGQVIQNRMGLVYRHSCGCEPNPTQESIEVLYNNELDLVSYLSNVIKRNHHLGGQLIKSNVEKIKDLSWLSYTTYTWGCLALWTKDRHLRIESIYSTKSGPMLQVGQQFTEEAFPPSSLHANIDNDETLTVHTIRTEARELGFILLLSNMFDKFQKRCSLIDSIAHSLNLLEYALEREALYEEVRQRENRLEIVSSTTNDGIFDWDLSTDMMEWNRKINHILDNEGLMMHIDDFILRIHPDDLSGFQAALAGHYQNCSPFQIEFRMQKKEGEFIWISAAGEAVRNQEGEPVRMIGSIVDITERKRSEEKVHFIAFHDALTGLPNRRYIYDRITEEVAQADRPFAVIMLDVDRFKTINDSLGHAIGDQLLCKLSFLLQSSVGPKDIVARLGGDEFIIVCTDLEGLPYAQKVARQILDAFNVPLDIEGHTIHVTASIGISYYPEHGRDRGVLMKHADIALYQAKENGKNRFHIYRHDMSFNSLQKLTMEGCLRGALKANEFELHYQPQIDLSTGAIVGMEALIRWFSPVFGKVSPNDFIPLAEEMGLIIPISEWVCRQACMDTKHLLDEGFPPLVISVNISASHLAENSFVENIKSTLLETGLPPHLLCVEITERAAIEEVKLTIQHLSELMDLGVRIALDDFGVGNSSLSLVKTLPLDIIKIDRMFIKDTPQSEISTAIFSTILGLITDLRLDSCAEGIETSEQYELAQKQQCRFAQGFHICKPVSFEELKSFLSRQPGGSNKDATGT, from the coding sequence ATGGCAAAAAAAATAATAGGTATATTGACCCCTCATATGGATGGTTTTTACTTCAACGGCATCCTCCAAGGAATTCATCAGGCTGCTTGCGAGAATAATATCAATACGATTTATTTCCAGACTCAGGATACTTCTCAAACTAATGTTATTTATCACCGGCATTTGGGAATTGAATATGTTGATGGATGGATTGTCCTTCTGAATGCAGTCAAAGACCCGGAATATATTGAGCGTATGGAAGCAATGGGAAAACCGGTAATTTGCACACCTTATACCGGCAACTTCAAAAATTGCACAACATTCATAGTAGATAACGAACAGGGTGGTTATGACGCGACTAGCCATATGATCCAGCATGGTCATATGAAGATTGCCTTTATTCACTGTCTCAACAACGAGGAGAGTATGCTGCGGTACAAAGGATACTTGAGAGCTCTCCAAAATCATGGGATTTCATATGACCCCGACCTGGTTTTCAATGTTCCCGATTTAGAGGATAAAAACCATGGTATCGAAGTCGTACGGGTTATGCAGCAACGAGGCTTTGGATTTACAAGTATTGTAATCAGTGCCGATTTGATTGCGACAGGTATTATCGAATCCTTAAAATCTCTTGGCATACATGTTCCTGAGAATATCGCTTTATTCAGCTTTGATAATATCGATGAAGCAAAGTGCCTGGCACTGTCTTCCGTAGAACAGCCCCTGGTGACTAGGGGAAAAGAGATGTGTGAAATGCTCATAAAGCAAATGGAAGGCCCCTATGAACCAGGTCAGGTTATACAAAACCGGATGGGACTGGTATATAGGCATTCCTGTGGGTGTGAACCCAACCCCACACAAGAAAGCATTGAAGTTTTGTATAATAATGAGTTGGATCTGGTCAGCTATTTATCCAATGTTATCAAGAGAAATCATCATCTGGGAGGGCAACTAATCAAGTCAAACGTAGAAAAAATCAAGGATTTGTCCTGGCTCTCCTACACTACCTATACCTGGGGCTGCTTAGCACTATGGACCAAAGATAGGCATCTCAGAATTGAAAGTATCTACAGTACCAAATCCGGTCCGATGCTGCAGGTAGGTCAGCAATTTACTGAAGAAGCCTTTCCACCTTCCTCTCTCCATGCAAACATAGATAATGATGAGACGCTGACTGTTCACACGATCAGGACAGAAGCGCGGGAGCTGGGCTTTATTCTTCTATTAAGCAACATGTTCGACAAATTTCAGAAAAGATGCTCGCTAATAGACTCAATTGCTCACAGTCTGAATTTGCTGGAATATGCACTGGAACGGGAAGCCTTATATGAAGAAGTCCGCCAAAGGGAAAACCGCCTTGAAATTGTATCTTCTACGACCAATGATGGCATTTTTGACTGGGATCTTTCCACTGATATGATGGAATGGAACCGTAAAATAAATCACATTCTCGATAATGAAGGATTAATGATGCATATCGATGATTTCATCCTCCGTATACACCCAGATGATTTATCCGGTTTTCAAGCCGCACTTGCCGGGCATTACCAGAACTGTTCACCTTTCCAAATAGAATTTCGTATGCAGAAAAAGGAAGGCGAATTCATCTGGATAAGTGCTGCAGGTGAAGCAGTCCGTAACCAGGAGGGTGAGCCGGTACGGATGATTGGTTCTATTGTAGATATTACCGAACGGAAGAGGTCCGAGGAAAAAGTTCATTTTATTGCCTTCCATGATGCATTGACAGGATTGCCAAACAGGCGTTATATTTATGACCGGATTACCGAGGAAGTGGCACAGGCTGACAGGCCTTTCGCAGTCATCATGCTGGATGTCGACCGGTTTAAAACGATTAATGACAGTCTGGGTCATGCTATAGGTGACCAGCTTCTGTGTAAGCTGTCCTTTCTACTGCAATCATCAGTGGGACCTAAAGATATCGTAGCCCGTTTGGGTGGAGACGAATTCATCATTGTGTGTACAGATCTGGAAGGCCTTCCCTATGCCCAAAAGGTTGCACGGCAAATATTGGACGCCTTCAACGTCCCTCTGGACATCGAGGGTCATACTATACATGTAACGGCAAGTATAGGTATCAGCTATTACCCGGAGCATGGCAGGGACCGCGGGGTTCTCATGAAGCATGCCGATATTGCTCTGTATCAGGCAAAGGAGAACGGAAAAAACCGTTTTCACATATACCGCCATGATATGAGCTTTAACTCTCTGCAGAAGTTAACTATGGAAGGCTGTCTGCGCGGTGCATTGAAAGCTAATGAATTTGAGCTCCACTATCAGCCGCAAATCGATCTGTCTACAGGAGCTATTGTTGGTATGGAGGCGTTAATACGCTGGTTTTCTCCGGTTTTTGGCAAAGTCTCTCCAAACGATTTTATCCCGCTGGCTGAAGAAATGGGACTTATCATTCCGATTAGTGAATGGGTATGCCGTCAGGCTTGTATGGATACTAAACATCTTCTTGACGAAGGTTTTCCACCCCTTGTTATATCCGTAAACATATCAGCATCACATCTTGCCGAAAACAGTTTTGTTGAAAACATAAAATCTACACTGTTAGAAACAGGCCTGCCCCCACATTTATTGTGCGTAGAGATTACGGAGCGTGCGGCGATTGAGGAAGTGAAGCTGACTATCCAACACCTGAGTGAATTGATGGATTTAGGTGTACGCATAGCTTTGGATGATTTCGGTGTTGGTAATTCGTCTCTTTCACTGGTTAAAACTTTGCCGCTGGACATTATAAAAATTGACCGGATGTTTATAAAAGATACCCCCCAAAGTGAAATAAGTACAGCAATTTTTAGCACTATACTGGGACTGATCACAGATTTAAGACTCGATAGCTGCGCTGAAGGCATAGAGACTTCGGAACAGTATGAATTGGCGCAAAAGCAGCAGTGCCGTTTTGCTCAAGGGTTTCATATATGCAAGCCCGTGTCTTTTGAAGAGCTAAAGTCCTTTTTAAGCCGTCAGCCGGGCGGTAGTAATAAGGACGCTACCGGCACATGA
- a CDS encoding heparin lyase I family protein produces MNKRVIKILMPALLIISVLVFFSPLKAQTTGTELTEGFETGNLDSWNRCFSTATGYSAQIVNNIRNSGNNSLRMELRRDDPIIQGSKRSEVSLPEETPLEENWYVVHIYLPDGAEDYENDPDSPEIILQWHNYPDTNEQWTSPPLALLTRNNHYYIERLWDEGVYSTTSLMKNKGNYDLVDLGSYANDKGRWVEWAFHVKWGWLDSQNPFIKIYKDKKQVFSRVGPNTTNDSKGNYMKMGIYKWEWNNPANRSVVQKRVVYYDDIYIGDNYSINSGGVYDARLEDAKGMVNNGKCILRIEEAPVNHRYKYFKNADGGRVALLPVGMDLSGWTDIAENQMIQINSYQHLGLAEVDENNRLVEFNDITAVMIEERVQPGLVPELVNGLSFLLPVDLNNNYGNTQVVLGSPSVAGNTFRYKITENGNGVPPPRIGEDLSGWTAVPDSRLITVPNNMFIGVAEVNASSQAVQFSTSKAVSYEPGIYTEDDSGLIDITAVQYHYKVDKNNHSWIYASDTAATPTKYYMQALPDNGLFCDTGYINGSPSVNYKINFTTAGTYYVYIKLKGSGLSSDSLHIGLDGNEVYDGYKIPAPSQDSFKWQQQNGYAQRIKVDVGSTGQHTLNVYLREDGTKLERIVLTKNISYVPAN; encoded by the coding sequence ATGAACAAAAGAGTAATAAAGATTCTTATGCCAGCACTGCTTATCATTTCAGTCCTTGTGTTTTTTAGCCCATTAAAAGCCCAAACAACCGGCACGGAATTAACCGAAGGGTTTGAAACCGGCAATCTTGACTCCTGGAACCGCTGCTTTTCCACAGCAACCGGTTATAGTGCGCAAATCGTAAACAATATAAGGAATTCCGGCAACAATTCTTTAAGAATGGAACTGAGAAGGGATGATCCCATTATTCAAGGTTCAAAACGTTCAGAAGTATCATTGCCGGAGGAAACGCCGCTGGAGGAAAACTGGTATGTAGTGCACATATATTTGCCTGATGGTGCCGAAGACTATGAAAATGACCCGGACTCACCCGAAATAATTCTACAGTGGCATAACTATCCGGATACAAACGAACAGTGGACATCACCGCCTTTGGCATTGCTGACGAGAAATAATCACTACTATATTGAAAGGCTCTGGGATGAGGGGGTCTATTCAACTACTTCACTAATGAAAAATAAGGGCAATTACGATTTGGTTGACCTGGGCAGTTATGCAAATGATAAGGGCAGATGGGTAGAATGGGCATTTCATGTGAAATGGGGATGGCTGGACAGCCAGAATCCGTTTATAAAAATATATAAAGACAAAAAGCAGGTATTTTCCCGGGTAGGGCCAAACACAACAAATGACTCCAAAGGCAACTATATGAAAATGGGTATTTATAAATGGGAATGGAATAATCCCGCAAACAGGTCTGTAGTACAAAAAAGGGTAGTATACTATGATGATATATATATAGGAGACAACTACAGCATCAATTCAGGGGGCGTCTATGATGCAAGACTTGAAGATGCTAAAGGTATGGTGAATAATGGCAAATGCATACTGAGAATTGAGGAAGCACCAGTCAATCATAGGTATAAATACTTCAAGAATGCAGATGGGGGCAGGGTAGCTCTTCTGCCTGTAGGAATGGATTTGTCCGGTTGGACAGACATTGCAGAAAATCAAATGATACAAATAAATTCTTACCAGCATTTGGGTCTGGCGGAAGTGGATGAGAATAATAGACTCGTTGAGTTTAATGATATTACCGCAGTAATGATAGAAGAACGCGTGCAGCCGGGTCTTGTTCCGGAACTGGTTAATGGACTTTCCTTCTTGCTGCCTGTGGATCTAAACAATAACTACGGAAATACACAGGTTGTATTGGGCAGCCCTTCAGTTGCAGGAAATACCTTCAGATACAAAATAACAGAAAACGGCAATGGGGTTCCTCCTCCAAGAATCGGGGAAGATTTATCCGGATGGACGGCTGTGCCTGACAGCAGACTCATAACAGTTCCCAATAATATGTTTATTGGTGTGGCTGAGGTTAACGCAAGCAGTCAGGCAGTACAATTCAGCACTTCAAAAGCTGTATCCTACGAGCCTGGTATTTATACTGAGGATGATAGCGGATTGATAGATATCACTGCCGTACAGTATCATTACAAGGTTGATAAAAACAACCACAGCTGGATATACGCAAGTGATACTGCTGCAACTCCAACTAAATACTATATGCAGGCCTTGCCGGATAATGGGCTTTTTTGTGATACAGGATATATAAACGGCAGTCCAAGCGTTAACTATAAGATCAACTTTACTACTGCCGGAACCTACTATGTATACATAAAACTTAAAGGGTCAGGGCTTTCAAGTGATTCGCTCCATATAGGCCTGGACGGGAATGAAGTATATGATGGCTATAAAATTCCAGCCCCTTCGCAGGACAGCTTTAAGTGGCAGCAGCAAAACGGGTATGCGCAGAGGATAAAAGTGGATGTGGGCAGCACGGGGCAGCATACACTTAATGTATACCTAAGAGAGGACGGTACAAAACTTGAGAGGATAGTGCTTACAAAAAACATAAGTTATGTGCCGGCTAACTGA
- a CDS encoding UvrD-helicase domain-containing protein, producing the protein MNNYRQNLQEETEYLEKTISFIKTEISRQSELLSGRKEYLREAGRDMWENSVHFTKDFEKLTEVIQRLNEVSNQTATFRNTVKQLDRYGKMLKEPYFGRFDFVEEGSGDAEKIYIGLHSAIDSRTHEILIYDWRAPVSGVFYRHELGKAQYNAPFGIVSGEVLLKRQFKIQNSGLKYFFDCSIKIDDEVLQNVLSQNSSAKMRNIVETIQREQDAVIRDTDNELLIVQGVAGSGKTSVALHRIAYLLYHGMNSKISNQNIIIISPNAVFSRYVSDVLPELGEENVNQVTFDELVHDSLGSKYKIETRAGQLEELITTSCINEVNIKQRCIEFKGSMVFLEILERVIRCYERRILTFDDVFYAGRIIETRQRLKNIFLDNKINMPMAKRLKRMESVILDKIHPLQRERIKKIEALVQKSDGHDFDIKPYSRLVSIKETKMLLNRMRRFTEIDYYHTYSMLFSDMELFMKLSTGLELPQGMDEVIEYTRKALENGFITFEDSAAMFLLKLKLEGSESFSGIRHAVIDEAQDYTPVQYAVFKMLFKDARFTVLGDVNQSIEKKGSISLYDIISGLFSKKRWVKIFLNKCYRSSFEISSFSQRLLCTMQDIVPFERHENEPLVSCKETIEDICRSIIDDTNTLIYEGYESIAVICKTSGEAEIVYKSLKDIVGLKLITSSDDEISKGVVVIPAYMAKGLEFDTVIVFNASHGNYNTELDRRLLYIACTRALHRLILYYAEEKSKFIGTACK; encoded by the coding sequence ATGAACAACTACCGTCAAAACCTTCAGGAGGAAACTGAATATCTGGAAAAAACTATAAGCTTTATAAAAACTGAAATCAGCAGACAGTCAGAATTGCTTTCCGGCAGAAAAGAATATCTCAGGGAAGCGGGCAGGGATATGTGGGAAAACAGTGTTCATTTTACCAAAGACTTTGAAAAGCTTACGGAAGTTATCCAGCGCCTTAACGAGGTGAGCAATCAGACGGCAACTTTCAGAAATACGGTAAAGCAGCTGGATAGGTACGGAAAAATGTTGAAAGAGCCTTACTTCGGCAGGTTTGATTTTGTTGAGGAGGGTTCAGGCGATGCAGAGAAAATATATATAGGCCTGCATAGCGCTATAGACTCCAGAACTCACGAAATACTGATTTATGACTGGCGTGCCCCCGTCTCCGGAGTATTCTACAGACATGAGCTGGGGAAGGCTCAATACAACGCCCCTTTCGGGATTGTCTCCGGTGAGGTACTCCTAAAAAGGCAATTTAAAATACAAAATTCCGGGCTAAAATACTTTTTTGATTGCAGTATAAAAATAGATGATGAAGTATTGCAAAATGTTCTGTCCCAAAATTCATCAGCAAAAATGAGGAATATAGTTGAGACCATTCAGAGAGAGCAGGATGCCGTCATAAGGGATACAGACAATGAATTGCTTATCGTGCAGGGGGTAGCGGGAAGCGGCAAGACATCAGTGGCTTTACACAGAATAGCCTATTTGCTGTATCATGGTATGAACTCCAAAATAAGCAATCAAAACATTATTATCATTTCACCCAATGCGGTTTTCAGCAGGTATGTCTCTGATGTATTACCCGAGCTGGGTGAAGAAAATGTAAACCAGGTTACTTTTGACGAGCTTGTACATGACAGCTTGGGCTCTAAATACAAGATAGAGACCAGAGCCGGGCAGCTTGAAGAGCTGATCACCACTTCATGTATAAATGAGGTAAACATAAAACAAAGATGTATTGAGTTTAAGGGTTCAATGGTATTTTTAGAAATACTCGAGAGGGTTATAAGGTGTTATGAGCGGCGTATATTAACCTTTGACGATGTTTTTTATGCAGGAAGGATAATAGAAACCCGTCAAAGATTAAAGAACATTTTTCTGGATAATAAGATAAACATGCCTATGGCTAAAAGATTGAAGAGAATGGAATCCGTTATATTGGATAAGATACACCCGCTGCAAAGGGAAAGGATAAAAAAGATTGAAGCCTTGGTCCAGAAGTCAGATGGACACGATTTTGATATAAAGCCGTACAGCAGACTGGTTTCTATAAAAGAAACAAAAATGTTGCTGAACAGAATGAGGAGGTTTACTGAAATAGATTATTATCACACTTACAGTATGCTCTTCAGCGATATGGAACTTTTTATGAAGCTTTCAACGGGTTTGGAATTACCCCAGGGGATGGATGAGGTAATTGAATATACGAGAAAGGCCCTGGAAAATGGTTTTATTACTTTTGAAGATAGCGCAGCCATGTTTTTATTAAAGCTGAAACTGGAGGGATCCGAATCTTTCTCTGGTATAAGACATGCAGTCATTGATGAGGCACAGGATTATACTCCGGTTCAATACGCAGTTTTTAAGATGCTGTTTAAAGATGCCCGTTTTACTGTCCTGGGAGATGTAAACCAATCGATAGAGAAGAAAGGGAGCATATCCTTATATGACATTATATCCGGATTGTTCAGTAAAAAACGCTGGGTAAAAATTTTTCTAAACAAATGCTACAGGTCTTCCTTTGAGATAAGCAGTTTTTCGCAAAGGCTGTTATGTACCATGCAGGATATAGTTCCCTTCGAAAGGCATGAAAATGAACCGCTGGTGAGTTGCAAAGAAACTATTGAAGATATTTGCAGGAGCATTATTGATGACACAAATACCCTTATATATGAAGGCTATGAGTCCATAGCAGTTATATGCAAGACTTCAGGAGAAGCAGAAATAGTTTATAAAAGTTTGAAGGATATAGTTGGCCTGAAGCTTATTACATCAAGTGATGACGAGATATCAAAAGGGGTAGTCGTCATTCCTGCATATATGGCTAAAGGATTGGAGTTTGATACTGTTATTGTATTTAATGCATCTCACGGTAACTATAATACGGAGTTGGACAGAAGACTTTTGTACATTGCATGTACCAGGGCGCTGCACAGGCTGATACTGTATTATGCGGAAGAGAAAAGCAAGTTTATCGGCACGGCCTGCAAGTAG